TCCAGAATTAATGCCATCTAATCCCCAACTTGCTCCATTACCAATATGATTGTTAAGCGCTAGAGGTTGGTATTGAGTAACCACTCCTACATCATTAATACCAGAATTAACACAATTACTTAATGTAAAATCGATGATTCTATAACGTCCTCCAAAAGGAACGGCTGGTTTTGCGATATTTTTAGTCAGTTTTCCTAGCCGGGTCCCTTGTCCACCAGCTAAAATCATTGCAAGCATCTCAGTTTTCATTTTATGGATACCGAAAAAATCGATATCTTCCTCCTCTCGTTTGTTATTTCTTATTAAAAATAACATAAAGTTAACTTATTTTTTATTATAGGTTTCCATATTTTTATTTGTGAGCGAAATCTTTACTTTTATCTTACCTTATTTTTCTAACAATCTCGAAAGATATGATAGAAGAAAGGAAAATTCACCTGTTTATTATCAAATACATAATTCATCAACGATCATCTTTCATAACAATCTTAGATGTAAAATAAAAATTTAGTTAAAACAATCAATTTTCATATATTTACAAAATTGATAGCAAACATAAATAAATAGTTAAAAATATTTTTAAAAATACAAAAAAGGTATGAAATAAAAATTTCATACCTTTTTTTATAATTAATATAGTTGTATTTTTACTAAATGCTTAATCTTCTATATCTATAACTTCTAAGTTTAATTCTACTAATTGTTCATTAGAGACAAGACTCGGTGCATTTGTCATAGGGTCAGCTGCTTTGCTATTTTTTGGAAAAGCAATTACTTCACGAATATTCTCTTCTCCAGCGAGCAACATAACAAAACGATCTAATCCAAGTGCAATGCCACCATGTGGTGGAAAGCCATAGGTTAATGCTTCTAAAAGATAACCAAATTGCTCTTCGGCAACCTCATTTGTAAACCCTAAAGCTTCAAACATTTTTTCTTGTAGTTCACGTTGATAGATACGTAGCGATCCGCCACCTAATTCATAACCATTCAATACAATATCATAGGCTTCTGCATAAACCTTTTCTGGATCGTTTAATAACCATTGGATATCTTGAGCTTGTGGTTGAGTAAATGGGTGATGAGCAGCAATATAGCGATCCTGTTCTTCACTATATTCAAATAATGGCCAATCAACAACCCATAAAAAATTAAACGCAGATTCATCAATCATTTCTAGTTCTCTACCAAAACGAGAACGCATAGCACCAAGTGTGGCTGCAACTACGTTAGGTGTATCGGCTACAAATATCAGTAGATCACCTGTTTGTGCTGACATTTTTTGAATCAATTCATCAGAAACATCCATTAAGAATTTAGCAATAGGGCCTTTTAGACCGTCTTCTTCGACTTTTACCCAGGCTAATCCTTTCGCACCATATTGTTCAGCATCATGAGCCAGATGATCTAGATCTTTTCGTGAATATTTGCTAGCTGCCCCCTTAGCATTTAATGCTTTTACCTGACCACCATTTTCTAATACCGATTTAAAGACTTTAAAATCAATTTTCTGAGCAATATCTATAATATCAATTAATTCCATGCCAAAACGAGTATCAGGTTTATCACTACCAAAACGTGCCATTGCTTCATCATAACTAATTCTTGGGAAAGGCAAGGTCACTTCTATTCCTTTTGTTTCCTTCATTACCCTTTCGATCATTTCTTCTGTCATCGTTTGAATTTCTTCAGCTGTTAAAAAGGTGGTTTCAATATCAACCTGAGTAAATTCAGGTTGACGGTCTCCTCTTAAATCTTCATCTCTAAAGCAACGCACCAATTGATAATACCGATCAAAGCCGGCTCCCATTAATAATTGCTTAAAAATTTGTGGTGATTGTGGCAATGCATAAAAATGACCAGCATGAATTCGGGAAGGAACCAAATAATCTCTGGCCCCCTCAGGTGAAGATTTTGCTAAGTAAGGCGTTTCAATATCAATAAAGGCATTGTCATCTAAATAATTTCGAATAGCCTTTGTCACTTGATGACGTAATTTAATGTTCTTTGTCATTTTAGGACGTCTTAAATCTAGATAACGATATTTTAAACGTAGCTCATCGTTCACCTTTTCATTATCATCAATTAAAATAGGCGTTGTTATTGCCTCATTTAAAATAGTAACCGAAGTAGCAACCACTTCTACCTTGTCTGTTTTCATTTTTGGATTAATGGCATTTGCTTCACGATAAACTACTTTTCCTGTAATTTCAATAACATATTCACTACGGCACTTATTCGCAATTTCAAAAGCAGTTGTTGAAAATTTAGGATTAAAAACAACCTGAATAATTCCTTCACGATCTCTTAGATCAATGAAAATCAATCCACCAAGATCTCGACGTTTCTGTACCCATCCTTTTAAAATAATTTCCTTGTCTAAATATTTTTCCGTTACATCACCACAATAAATTGTTCTTTTCATTGATTTTCCCCTCAATTTCATCAAATTATTCCGCCAGCATTCTACTGTAAATAGCTGAAAAGTCATCGTAAACTTCATCGAATGAAAAAGTCTGTTCTTTATGATCTTTTAACGATCTAATCTTAACATTGCGTTCCAATAATTCTTCACTACCAATCGTTAAAACAAGTTGAGCTTTTAGTTTATCTGCTGTTTTAAACTGTGCTTTTGGTTTGCGATTCATAAAATCTCGATCTGCAGAAAAGCCAAAATTTCGAATAGCTTGTACTAATTTTAAAGATTCCAAATTAGCTTCTTCACCAATACCAACAACATAGACATCTAAATAATCAGCCGATGGAATTGTCAACTGTTCTGCTTCCATAGTCAAAAGTAGGCGTTCAACTCCCATGGCAAAACCAAAGCCAGAAGTAGCTGGACCACCGAGTTCTTCGACTAACCCATCATAACGGCCACCTGCACAAATTGACGCTTGTGCACCCATTCCAGGTGCTTCGCTCATAATTTCAAAAATTGTATTTGTATAATAATCTAATCCACGTACCATATTACTATCAATCTCATAGGTAATGTTTAAGGCATTCAGCATATTGATGACTGTATCAAAATGGACTTTAGACTTCTCACTTAAATAATCTAGAATGGAAGGGGCTTCAGAAACAACAAACTGATCCTTCTTATCTTTACTATCTAATACTCTAAGCGGATTATTATAGAGTCTTCGCCTAGAATCCTCACTTAGTTCATCGATCCTTGGCTCAAGATAGTCAATGAGGGCTTGTCGATAATTGGTTCGTGTTTCCTTATCTCCTAAGGAATTGATAACTAATTTAATTTGTTTAATCCCTAGTTGATTGAAATAATCTAATGCCATAGCCATTCCCTCAACATCAATCGCTGGATTTTCACTACCAAAGGTTTCTATACCAATTTGGTGAAATTGACGGAGTCTTCCCGCTTGTGGTCGTTCATAGCGAAACATTGGTCCCATATAATAAGTTTTATAAGGTTTTGCATATTCAGGTCCAAATAGTTTATTTTCAACAAATGAACGCACGATTGGCGCTGTGCCTTCAGGTCTTAAGGTAATATGGCGATCGCCTTTATCATAAAAATCATACATTTCTTTTGATACAATATCTGTTGTATCGCCAACACTTCTAGCAATAACTTCGTAATTTTCAAAAATAGGTGTTCTAATTTCCTTATATTGATAATCTTTAAAAAGCAAACGAGCAGTTTCTTCAATAAATTGCCATTTTTCTGACATTGAGGGTAATAAGTCATTTGTTCCTTTTGGTCTTTGATATTTCATATTGATTTCCTTTCTTGATAAAGTCTGCCTTCCTTTTTACTCTATTTATTGAATAGGTAAATGATGGATGATTAAAATACCTATAAATAAAAAATTCGCCCTTGTCTTTATTTACAAGGGCGAATAACTACTTATCCACGGTACCACCTAATTTGAAAGAATAAAATATTCTTTCTTCTTAGCGATTAACGCACGCAACGAAATGATTTTTAGTCATTCATCTCCAGAGTGTCTTCAATTTTAATCATAATAGAATAACTTTCAGCCTAGGTTATTCTCTCTCACTTATTTGATGATTAAAATCTACTTTTTCTTTCAACAATTTTTCATATTATCTACAAACTACTAAAGAACCTAGCAAAAGTCAAGTTAAAGTTAAATAAAAAGCAAGAATTACTTTAACAAAGATAAATCATTAATGTACTGGTGATTTACTAGTCTATTATTGCTATCTCTAATTTATAAATAGTTTGGTAGCTTGTATCACTTAAAAGAACATATATAATAAAAACATAATTTTATTCATAGCGTAAAGCAGTAATTGGATCTAAACGTGCTGCTCGATTTGCTGGGAAAGTCCCTGCTAAAAAGGCAATCAACATAATAATTCCCATAATCATCAACATAGCAGGCAATGAGAACTGTACTAGCGTAAATCCAGTTAATTCCTTTAAGAAATTATCGGCTGCTAGTTTATTTATAATAGCTCCTGCACCGATAGCTCCAAGAACACCTACAAGAGAACCCCATAAACCAATCCAAACAGCTTCAATACTGAACATTAGAAATACTTTTGCTCTGCCCATTCCCATGGCTTTCATCAACCCAATTTCACGTGTTCTTTCTTGAACTGACATATAGAGTGTATTGATAATTCCAAAGCTTGCAGCTAGTAAAGCAATGGCACCAAAAATAGTTAATACACTAGTAATTGTATTCACCACATTAC
The genomic region above belongs to Melissococcus plutonius ATCC 35311 and contains:
- the aspS gene encoding aspartate--tRNA ligase; translated protein: MKRTIYCGDVTEKYLDKEIILKGWVQKRRDLGGLIFIDLRDREGIIQVVFNPKFSTTAFEIANKCRSEYVIEITGKVVYREANAINPKMKTDKVEVVATSVTILNEAITTPILIDDNEKVNDELRLKYRYLDLRRPKMTKNIKLRHQVTKAIRNYLDDNAFIDIETPYLAKSSPEGARDYLVPSRIHAGHFYALPQSPQIFKQLLMGAGFDRYYQLVRCFRDEDLRGDRQPEFTQVDIETTFLTAEEIQTMTEEMIERVMKETKGIEVTLPFPRISYDEAMARFGSDKPDTRFGMELIDIIDIAQKIDFKVFKSVLENGGQVKALNAKGAASKYSRKDLDHLAHDAEQYGAKGLAWVKVEEDGLKGPIAKFLMDVSDELIQKMSAQTGDLLIFVADTPNVVAATLGAMRSRFGRELEMIDESAFNFLWVVDWPLFEYSEEQDRYIAAHHPFTQPQAQDIQWLLNDPEKVYAEAYDIVLNGYELGGGSLRIYQRELQEKMFEALGFTNEVAEEQFGYLLEALTYGFPPHGGIALGLDRFVMLLAGEENIREVIAFPKNSKAADPMTNAPSLVSNEQLVELNLEVIDIED
- the hisS gene encoding histidine--tRNA ligase produces the protein MKYQRPKGTNDLLPSMSEKWQFIEETARLLFKDYQYKEIRTPIFENYEVIARSVGDTTDIVSKEMYDFYDKGDRHITLRPEGTAPIVRSFVENKLFGPEYAKPYKTYYMGPMFRYERPQAGRLRQFHQIGIETFGSENPAIDVEGMAMALDYFNQLGIKQIKLVINSLGDKETRTNYRQALIDYLEPRIDELSEDSRRRLYNNPLRVLDSKDKKDQFVVSEAPSILDYLSEKSKVHFDTVINMLNALNITYEIDSNMVRGLDYYTNTIFEIMSEAPGMGAQASICAGGRYDGLVEELGGPATSGFGFAMGVERLLLTMEAEQLTIPSADYLDVYVVGIGEEANLESLKLVQAIRNFGFSADRDFMNRKPKAQFKTADKLKAQLVLTIGSEELLERNVKIRSLKDHKEQTFSFDEVYDDFSAIYSRMLAE